In Pyrus communis chromosome 15, drPyrComm1.1, whole genome shotgun sequence, the genomic stretch AAAAACTCATTTCCAATcgagagggccaaagggccataagtCAAACATaaccccctcaataatttattattttaactaaattaatatagttaattaaattaaactaccatattaaaataaaattttcagacatattttgagtATCATTTGTCGCTAAATGAGTAAGCCTTCGAACATCTTATCTTTATATTAAAATAACTTTCCAGATTacttctctttctccttcatctctcttgttttgattttccatTGCAGTTCGTCTTGATTTAGAGGTTTCGGCCCAATGGGGCCCACAGACCATTTGGCCTAACCCTcgattaggccatctccaatcgagggatgaccagagggctcgttttagccatctggccctccaagatattaatattttaatgaacagtacagtgccatatttgcctccgtcttcaaccgagggccaaagggccagagggctcgatttagccctgtcacaaaaaatcgtctccaaccaagggccatagggtcaaacataatttattatttaaatttaaaaactacaacaacttaaatttaaaaacaacaacaacttaaatttaaaaactacaatttatatttaaaaactgcaactaaaatttaaaaacgacaaattaaatttaaaaactacaaattaaatttcaaaacaacattaacttaagtttaaaaactacaacaacttaaatttaatatccataatcaacatcatcttcatcatccaccATCGTAGGAGTATAGTCAAAGGTAAACAACTGTCGTCggctcataatttttttttctttttttctatcaaaataggccttacttATAGGagtgtaattcgaagtgttcttttccatattcttatcatcaatctcttcttgtatttgtttggcccgttcttcatgcctacaCTTTTTTCTTCCACCTCAAGGGCATTTTGCTCCGCTAATAATCGCAATGAGGCCGCCACTTCATGTTGAGCAGTgtaatcatcatttgccttgcccttttccttcaaccttcacGCCTTGTTTTGTCCCATAaccctaggtatggaaccttcaaCCGAAGACAGATTTTTTACccttgtttgttgaatggttggagatccatcttcatccatataTGCAGCTGAGGATGCAGTTCCGAACACCGGCGTAGGAGCTCTCtgtggtggatcttcaaataatacccaccctttacaaattccCCAACAACTGTGAAACTAAAAGGGTTTCGAGTTGCtgtccatatacaattcctccgcttAGCATACCTTGAAAAAAActaaaggaaattaatctatgaaattaaatgtaatataattaaatatttaaaataaattgtgaaaacacttacttcgtcgtagtGATTAGTgccgctttcatgtctacttgcggctgctaacaatgcttgatgccatttgttcaaatttggctgaagatgtttcttccatcttgaagaacaactttCGTGGTTTTGAATATTCACTGGAGTGGTGCTTTCATAGAACTcttaagtattttttggacacacgaGTCCAAACACCGTCATTTGTTTAACAGTTCCCCCTGACACTATCTTccgacacccatctataagccttgcaaaaagctttatcttctttttgggtacaagccctacctttcattgcaacaaggccatttcaaaattattaaaaaaattgaaggatagatttttgaaagaggaaggaaaatatgagaattgaaatggtgaaatttttgtgaggaatggtttaggtatttatagaaaaaaaaaaaaaaaaaaggcccagaaaacctaaaaaaaaaaaagaaaaaaaaaagaaaaaagaaaaaagaatccaacggtaactggcgccagctagccgttggattcaaaattctttttaagaattcttgtcggttataactgacatgATTAATCAGTTTTCAGGCCAGCCCTTTCAAATTCTGTGGGGCCTTATCAGATTCCACGAGCCCTCTAGCCTAGCCCTTGATTAGAGATGGTTTTCGGGCCTATTTTCGGCTCTTTGGCCCTCTGgaaccttcggttggagatggccttacatATGGTTTTTGTGTCATTCTGATCTATTTTTAGCATTATAGCCATTTGACAGGGTCGGCTGGAGATGGACTAACTAAGCTCCTTATAGCCCAGTGGACTTAAGAGGGTTGGAGGAGATTTTGGTGGGGGAAGGGGATATTATCACGTTGGAAGTGCTcttaaagagagagaagatagaaagagaaggggaaaaGGAAAGAAGAGTGAGAAATAAcgtgtgaaaaagaaagatatagTTGATTTaggctacttagtactacagttgaatgatattcatcttcaaTGGTAAGTGTgaggttttaagtttgattcttacCAAAGACAaacttgaaccacattattgcttgCCCTAAACTTAGCGTAGCCCCCACCCCCAactctttagtgtaaataatatcatttgataaaaaaataaaataaaaatagctGACCAAGGACCCGCACATTATCCTTCTCATAAATAAGAATAACTTATTGAGGATGGGGACCTGcacttgtttgtttttttttaatattttattatccatcttattggtaaaaaaattttaaatctcctttcattattttttttttaaaaaaaattcttaaaaaaaaaacaattgacaACATACTGCTTAAATATCGATAACAtattaatcatatatatattggtAGTAAAAAATGAGATGTTAAcaacatattgaaaaattaattatttcaataattgaCATTTGAAAAATATCTTTATCCTTAAAAAATTTGAGAGAAGGTTACGACTTATGAGCTTAAATGTCATTGCCAAATtgtttcctttaaaaaaataatatttgattaaAATATATTAGATGAAGCCGCAGACtacttgtgtgtgtgtatatatactatGAAAGAGCAAActacttgtgtgtgtgtgtgtacaattgaagagagagagaagatagaaagagaaggggaaaaagaaagaagagcgAGAAATAAcgtgtgaaaaagaaaaagatcgtTGATTTaggctacttagtactacagttgaGTGATATTCATCTTAAATGGTAAGTGTGAGGTTTTACGTTTTATTATTGTCAAAGACAAacttgaactacattattgcttgCCCTAAACTTAACCTAGCCCCCCAAACTCTTtattgtaaataatatcatttgataaaaaaattaaaaaaaaaacagttgacTAAGGACCCGCGCATTATCCTTCTCATTGATAAAAATAACTTACTGAGGATGGGGACCTGcacttgtttgtttttttaatattttattatccttcttattggtaaaaaaaaaaaaaaaaaaatcttattgagTGCTTTTTATCAAGTTTAAGTTTTTAAATctcttttcattattttttttaaaacaaattgttaaaaaaaaaaaaaaaatcaatttacaACATACTGCTTAAATATCGATAACAtattaatcatatatatattagtagtaAAAAATGAGATGTTAAcaacatattgaaaaattaattatttcaataattgaCATTTGAAAAATATCTTTATCCTTGAAAAATTTGAGAGAAGGTTACTGTCACATCcgggcccggggcggatcacttcccgggtccgctccaccaccgtagcacgatattgtccgctttgggcttaccattccttcacggttttgtttttgggaactcacgagcaacttcccagtgggttacccatcatgggattgctctaaccctcttctcgcttaacttcggagttcctacggaagccgaagccagtgagctcccaaaaggcctcgtgctaggtagagatgtgaatatacatttaaggatcactcccctgggcgatgtgggatgttacaatccaccccccttaggggcccgacgtccttgtcggcacatcacggccagggttaggctctgataccaatttgtcacatcctggcccggggcggatcacttcccgggcccgctccaccaccgtagcatgatattgtccgctttgggcttactattccctcacggttttgtttttgggaactcacgagcaacttcccaatgggtcacccatcatgggattgctctagccctcttctcgcttaacttcggagttcctacggaacccgaagccagtgagctcccaaaaggcctcgtactaggtagagatgtgaatatacatttaaggatcactcccctgggcgatgtgggatgttacagttaCGACTTATGAGCTTAAATGTCATTGCCAAATtgtttcctttaaaaaaataatatttgattaaAATATATTAGATGAAGCCCGCAGActacttgtgtgtgtgtgtatatactaTGAAAGAGCAAAGTTTCAGAGAAAtgtaagagagagaaagagagagcgaaaaacaatctaaattttttttaatttttacaatttAGATATGAAAGAGCAAAGTTTCAGAGAAAtgtaagagagagaaagagagagcgaAAAACAAtctaagtttttcttaatttttacaATTTAGATATGCTATGATAACATATGCAAGGTTTGAAAAACAATAACACATTTAgtttatgaaaaattatattactgtctataattttattttatgataaaattttcttttgattgacaaaaataattttattaatagtttaaattttggTCAAATATATTCAGGAAATGCTATGTCAAATATCTTTGACCTCGAAGTTGAAAGGAAGAAACCAAACAAATATCAAGACGAAAACGGTTGGACCAACGACCCGACCCGAAAGCAAAAGAGAGCGCGCGCGTGGAAGCTTTTGCGGGTTGACAGTTAAAAGCGTGGGCGCCACGAAATCTAGAAAGATCGAAAATCAATCAACAAAAGATATTTTGGGCGCTCCCCCAATAAATATCTGGGCTGGACCCTCGAACCCGGAGTGACGTGGCAACGCTATGGCCCCACGACACGTGTAAAAAGCGTGACAACTGTACCGATCTTTTTGTTCCCATCACCTCCCccaaaacccccccccccctccacATTTCCTCACATTCCCATTCCTCCaaccatttcttcttcttctcgaaTCATCTGAAATTTTTcagaactcaaaaaaaaaaaaaaaaaaaaaatcatagattctgagaggtgggttttttttgggtaattatGAATAATTTCATGGGGGGAGAGTTGAAGGCTTCTATGCAGAACGGTGAGCGGCGGGGCGGGGTTGCTGCGGCGGCGGAGGACCCTCCTTCCGACGacttggtacttcctctttttTCTGTCTGCTGCAAAATTGTTACTTTGATCTTTTTCTATGTTTCCCAGTTCTTAGTCTTGAGAATTACATATTTTGCAGTAAAAAAACCCAATTAAACTTAACTTtgtatgagaaatttttcatcttTGAGCTGGGATCTATGGAAATTGCACCCAGATGGGGTTGACTTGTTcaatatatttttgtaaataattAGAATATAAATTCCTTTTTATGTTGATTAGAAATatgggtttttatttaatttttctttttctttttataatgtCTGATATTTGTCATGCTACTGCTGTAACTGCTCATCTGGGTAAATATTAATTGAAATTTAAGAatgtcaaaaaagaaaattcaaatgatcgttttgaactttttatttGCGTAATATATTGTCAGGATGTAAGAAATTGTTTGAATGTTTCCTGAAGATTTCTGATCATTGTGTGTAACTTATGTTAGGGTACTCCGGCTCTGACGGAAACCATGTCTACAGAATGGACGGATGAGAAGCACAGCATGTACCTCAAATCCATGGAAGCATCATTTGTCAACCAGTTGTATAATTCCATGGATTCGCGTGGTCGGAGCTTGCAAAAGGGGAATTCATTGCACCATAAATTGTCAAAGCAACCGCAGTTTAACTCTCGTGCCTCTTCCGGCCAGGTCTGAATTCAATCTGTTACTTTAAATGGATTTTCATGTTGTATTGTATGATTATGGTTAATTCATTCGGAGTTTATTGTTTATTGCAGTTTAAGGTACTTCGAGGTGGCTGTTGGCAGAAGATCAATTTTGTAAGAGCTGAAGCTGAAGCAAATAAGGCAGATGAAGATCTTCTGACAAATCCGTGGTTCGTGCACTTTAGATCTGCCGGCAAGCCCAAAGAGTTTGAATATCCCGATGTTCAAGAACTGGCTGCATCACAATGTGAAGAAGTCGATTCAAGTAGGAAGAAGGAAATGACGGGTGCACCAGCGACATGCTCAAAGCAGTTTCATGCATCTCACTCTCAGTTGCGCCATCAGGAATTGGTCGGAGGGAATACAGGTGCTCTCAGCTAAATTTTGGTGTGTTTGCTGGAAGATATTTGCCTAACTGTGTCTCGCATTGTTTATCTGCTGTGCTGGTATTGATTTTATGTGTTTTGCTGTACATGTCTTCATTTTGTGCCATCTGTTTACTCGATGATCACTCCACAGAAGAAACAAACAGTCCCACCTGCCATAGTTTTTGACTGAATGGGAGATTCAAAATCTTAATTGATTAGTCAATTATTGTGCCTCATTAATTCAGTCTTGGATTTTTTACCTTTTTGGGTTTGAActcagttatagtttgtttgtttgctaCTCGCTCACAGTGAGTGGGGCGCCTTACCAACCCAAGTAGCTTAGGGCGTGCTTAAAGTGACCTCACAACAGTGGCGAACAGATCTCAAAAACCATGTCTCACTTGAACTCAGTTATAGTCACTGTGAAGTAGTTGCGATTTAGATGGCCCGGACATAGAAATAAGAATAATGGAATTTCGTAATATGGTTGGACTTCTTTCATGCACTGTTTTTAGACAATGTTCATTTTCAGTGTTGCAAAGTAAGGATGGATGTTACTCCATCAAGGTCGAATAGATCATAATCTGtactctctctctacaattgcCTGAAACAAGACTTCTATTTCTATCATCTACCTGCCAGAAAGTGTTGACTCATACTTTGTTAATTCTTGCAGAGGTCACAGATCAGAACTTTGTCGATGAAGATattaaagaagaaaaggaagtcGGTTCATGTGACGGTAAGAGTATAAAAATGCTTATACTTAATGCCTCAAGTAACGATCAGGTAATTATGGCTTCAATGCATTATGTTATGACCATATTATCATGTCATATAGCAATGGAATCCTAAATTTGTTGTTTGCTTTCTGCAACTTTAGGTTGTTCCACTCCGCAAGCCTGCCGATTCCTGACGACGTAACCAAAACCGTATACTATTTCTACAGTTAGAGGAAAGGAGACCGGGTAAGAGAAAAACGGATGCATTGGACGATTATTTTCTATCCTATGAAATAATGGATGGATATTGGAGACTGCAGATAGACTGTAGACACCGAGTTTAAGGTGCTGTTGTGTACACGCCTACTTTAATGTGTATCTCAATGAGAGGAGGTAGATAAAATTTAATCAAGGCATATGTTCGTATGTTTTGAACACGAGTACAAGTGGCATCAGAACGGCAGGAGAAGGAATCGGGTGCCAGAATGTGCCGTTATTATGCCCGTACAGATTTTGTTGATCTTGTTGTTTGTACCATTGCCAATTACTAATACTGTACTGATTGAATGTAGTATCTCATTTTTTCGGCTGGGGTGGAAACCGGCAGTTTAGACAGCTTATTGTCTACTGCGGCCGAGCCTTCTGCGGCGCAATGACTGTTGTCCCAAGCCTGAAATAAAGTAAAAGCATTTCTTTAGGCAACGTATGTATTgcggaggtggattgtctgtcctcctattttcatactcttttcATGCCCTCCTgtgatgtgtggtcacggtaaagtcatgttaatattttatattaattttttataaaaataataaaacaaaacgtaataggaatataaaatgttaacgtggtttaaccgtgattACACAAACATGAGGGTATggggagagtatgaaaatggaagggcagacaatccacctccatgTATTGCTTGAAAGTTGGGGATTTCTACGAAAACAAGGTAGACGTCATCTTTTGACTTGTTGATCACTAGTGGGAGAGATTCTCTCTTATAACAGGTGATATCGCATGATAACTATCTAATAGAGGGATAGTGTCACCCTTCTTGTTAGCGATCTTTGAGATTGTTATTGCTAAAGTTGGTTGTTCCAACTACTTCCGGGATGGAGTACGAACAACGACCTACTTTTCATTTTTAGGTGAAAAGACAAGCAGGTTCTTTTTTGGAGAGTTATGATTTTGTAGtgctagattcattggattaaATCTTTCCAGCGATTTACTAGCTTCAAAAATTGAATTCAGAACGTGTGGATTCCGTGCTTGGATATGACATCATATCCGTCTCTTTCTACTCGAGTTGTATCACCTCGTtgtaaattaaaatagtttatCACACCGATGGAAAGCCAAAAACGCATGCGTATCATCCGATTTTTTGGTGCACCGTCAAATCTAATCCCTCGGCGTCAGAGATTTACGCGGTAAATAATTCTCCTTCTCTCACGTAAATCCCTAGCCCTTAGTCGGATTCCGAATCTCAAGCTTTTCCGTCTCCAGCTTTCCAAACAATTGGGGCTTTCAATCTCCTGTCAATTCGATCCCATCCCATCGCAATTAGGGTTTCCCGATCACCGAAACTCACAATGCCGCCGTTCTGGTCGAGCACGACCTCCTCTAAGGCGGTGAGGTCCTTGCTCTCCTGGAAAATTGGTCCCAGGTATCTGGTCCGGTCCGGCCGGAAATTTGACCAGATTCGATGCTTTAGTAGCATTGCAGGCATAGAAACCCCTTCGTCATCGGTCCACAAATGGACCGCCGATTCCCAGCTGGATTTCAATTACAGGTCACGTAGGCAATTTCTCGGCTGCGGCGACGGCGAGGAAGGCGGCGTATTATCCAAAGTCTATGAGGAGAGGCGCGTATTGGGGTAATCCTTGGTCAATTTCACAATTTTCTGATCGTCCCCAATTTCAGCTGCTTTATATGATTTTACCAGTATTTAGAATTTCTGTTGAATTCCATAGCAACGgagttcttgatatgttctgtGGCATTACAATGTTTGACATTGCCTTACTTAATGACCCAATTGATTGTCACCCATGAAAGACTGCATCTTGAATGCTGAATTTCAGTTTtgtatcgttttgatgtttCCCTCATTTTATAACAATGTGAGATAGACATGGGCTGATGCATTTTTGGAATCTAGGTATTCTCCAGAGCAGTTATACGATGTGGTTGCTGCGGTAGACTTGTATCATGGTTTCGTTCCCTGGTGTCAGCGGTCTGTCATAATTAAAAACTACCCTGATGGATCATTTGATGCTGAGCTCGAGATTGGGTTTAAAT encodes the following:
- the LOC137718345 gene encoding uncharacterized protein; amino-acid sequence: MPPFWSSTTSSKAVRSLLSWKIGPRYLVRSGRKFDQIRCFSSIAGIETPSSSVHKWTADSQLDFNYRSRRQFLGCGDGEEGGVLSKVYEERRVLGYSPEQLYDVVAAVDLYHGFVPWCQRSVIIKNYPDGSFDAELEIGFKFLVESYISHVELERPKRIKTTVSNSSLFDHLINIWEFNPGPVPGSCSLYFLVDFKFQSPLYRQVASVFFKEVVSKLVGSFNERCRLIYGPGVRVLENSYGQRA
- the LOC137718463 gene encoding cold-regulated protein 27-like isoform X1 — translated: MNNFMGGELKASMQNGERRGGVAAAAEDPPSDDLGTPALTETMSTEWTDEKHSMYLKSMEASFVNQLYNSMDSRGRSLQKGNSLHHKLSKQPQFNSRASSGQFKVLRGGCWQKINFVRAEAEANKADEDLLTNPWFVHFRSAGKPKEFEYPDVQELAASQCEEVDSSRKKEMTGAPATCSKQFHASHSQLRHQELVGGNTEVTDQNFVDEDIKEEKEVGSCDGKSIKMLILNASSNDQVVPLRKPADS
- the LOC137718463 gene encoding cold-regulated protein 27-like isoform X2, which encodes MNNFMGGELKASMQNGERRGGVAAAAEDPPSDDLGTPALTETMSTEWTDEKHSMYLKSMEASFVNQLYNSMDSRGRSLQKGNSLHHKLSKQPQFNSRASSGQFKVLRGGCWQKINFVRAEAEANKADEDLLTNPWFVHFRSAGKPKEFEYPDVQELAASQCEEVDSSRKKEMTGAPATCSKQFHASHSQLRHQELVGGNTGALS